In a genomic window of Ipomoea triloba cultivar NCNSP0323 chromosome 3, ASM357664v1:
- the LOC116014328 gene encoding spermidine synthase 2-like: MADATANSAESKLKDAAAAGGVSAIYRGWFSEISPLWPGEANCLKMEEIIFQQKSKYQDILVFKSATYGNVLVLDGVIQVTERDECAYQEMIAHLPLCSISNPKKVLVIGGGDGGVLREVSRYSSVQQIDICEIDEMVVDVAKKFFPRLAIGYEDHRVRVHIGDGVEFLKNVPSGTYDAIIVDSSDPIGPAEELFKRPFFELVAKALRPGGVVSTQAESFWLHLDIIEGIAANCRQIFKGSVNYAWTSIPTYPSGMIGFMLCSTEGPPVDFRHPVHSFDEGGSHDTAKEPLRYYNKEIHSSAFCLPSFAKKVLEPKSK, translated from the exons ATGGCTGATGCTACCGCAAACTCCGCCGAATCGAAGCTTAAAGACGCCGCCGCAGCCGGTGGAGTGTCCGCTATCTATCGTGGATGGTTTTCCGAAATCAGTCCCCTGTGGCCCG GGGAAGCGAACTGCTTGAAGATGGAGGAAATTATTTTCCAGCAAAAGTCTAAGTACCAGGACATTCTGGTGTTTAAG TCTGCAACTTATGGAAATGTTCTTGTACTGGATGGTGTAATCCAAGTTACAGAGAGGGATGAATGTGCATACCAAGAGATGATTGCGCACCTTCCACTCTGCTCTATATCAAATCCGAAGAAG GTTTTGGTTATTGGAGGAGGAGATGGTGGTGTTCTGAGGGAAGTTTCTCGTTATTCTTCTGTTCAACAAATTGACATTTGTGAGATAGATGAAATGGTGGTTGAT GTTGCTAAAAAGTTTTTCCCTAGGCTGGCAATTGGGTATGAGGATCATCGAGTTAGAGTTCATATTGGTGATG GGGTTGAGTTCTTGAAGAATGTTCCTTCTGGTACTTATGATGCTATTATAGTTGATTCATCAGATCCTATTG GGCCTGCAGAAGAGCTGTTCAAGAGGCCTTTCTTTGAATTGGTGGCCAAGGCTCTTCGACCAGGTGGTGTGGTGTCTACTCAAGCAGAAAGTTTTTGGCTTCATCTGGACATTATTGAAGGCATTGCTGCAAATTGCCGCCAGATATTTAAAGGCTCGGTGAATTATGCGTGGACATCAATACCTACATATCCAAG TGGGATGATTGGTTTCATGCTTTGCTCCACTGAAGGACCCCCCGTCGATTTTAGGCATCCAGTGCATTCATTTGATGAGGGCGGAAGCCATGACACTGCTAAAGAACCACTGAGATACTACAACAAAGAG ATTCATTCCTCTGCATTCTGTTTGCCATCTTTTGCAAAGAAGGTCCTTGAACCAAAATCTAAGTGA